Proteins co-encoded in one Desulfitobacterium hafniense DCB-2 genomic window:
- a CDS encoding HDIG domain-containing metalloprotein — protein MIRGEMTMPSLTFQEIDNHLMNDNKPSNFIIELNKAGIIETEYPFTLLGALKDTPQSPKHHPEGSVWNHTLMVLDNAAERKHLSQNPQVLMWAALLHDLGKAPTTRVRKGRITSYDHDAVGEKLAGQFLRELTRDERFIHQVAKMVRWHMQILFVVKGLPFANVKKMAAEVSIEEIALLGFCDRLGRGEMTPQKKQEEEQTIEKFLVRCMEILQG, from the coding sequence ATGATTCGAGGGGAAATGACTATGCCAAGCCTAACTTTTCAGGAAATCGACAATCACCTCATGAATGATAATAAACCGTCAAACTTCATAATAGAATTAAACAAGGCAGGAATAATTGAGACTGAATATCCTTTTACTCTGCTGGGAGCGCTGAAGGATACCCCTCAATCTCCAAAGCATCATCCTGAAGGCAGTGTTTGGAATCATACCCTGATGGTTCTGGATAACGCGGCGGAGAGAAAACATCTCAGCCAAAACCCCCAGGTGTTGATGTGGGCCGCCTTGCTTCATGACCTGGGCAAAGCCCCCACCACCCGTGTGCGCAAAGGGCGGATCACTTCCTATGATCATGATGCAGTGGGGGAGAAGCTGGCCGGCCAATTCCTCCGGGAGTTAACCCGGGATGAACGATTCATCCACCAAGTCGCCAAAATGGTCCGCTGGCATATGCAGATTCTCTTTGTCGTCAAAGGCCTGCCCTTTGCCAATGTTAAAAAAATGGCCGCGGAAGTTTCTATTGAGGAAATAGCCCTGCTTGGTTTTTGCGACCGTTTAGGAAGAGGTGAAATGACTCCTCAAAAAAAGCAGGAAGAAGAGCAGACCATAGAGAAATTCTTAGTACGGTGTATGGAAATACTTCAAGGTTAA
- a CDS encoding flavin reductase, producing MREFKEITPEQFVHSPFQLLDKEWMLITAGIDEKVNTMTASWGGFGVLWNKNVAYIFIRPTRYTKEFVDGSTTLSLSFFPGSYKKQLGYLGRVSGRDVEKIKESGLTVLKAGDGTPYFEEANMTLFGKKLYAQELKPECFSVEGLDEKNYPLKDYHTMYVVEIERILVQA from the coding sequence ATGCGCGAATTTAAAGAGATTACCCCGGAACAATTTGTACATAGCCCTTTTCAGCTTTTGGACAAAGAATGGATGCTTATTACCGCCGGCATAGATGAAAAAGTCAACACCATGACAGCCTCCTGGGGCGGTTTTGGGGTATTGTGGAATAAGAATGTAGCTTATATTTTTATTCGCCCCACACGCTACACCAAGGAGTTTGTGGATGGTTCCACTACCTTGTCTCTATCCTTTTTCCCCGGCTCTTACAAAAAACAGCTGGGCTATTTGGGACGTGTATCCGGGAGAGATGTGGAGAAGATTAAAGAATCCGGCTTAACCGTGCTCAAAGCAGGTGATGGAACTCCCTATTTTGAAGAAGCAAACATGACACTCTTCGGCAAGAAGCTCTATGCCCAGGAACTAAAACCTGAGTGCTTTAGTGTGGAGGGCCTGGATGAAAAGAATTATCCCCTGAAAGATTATCACACCATGTATGTAGTAGAGATCGAAAGAATTCTTGTCCAAGCATAA
- a CDS encoding RtcB family protein, which translates to MIKITGQYNHALVFTETMEAGASQQIETLCDQEFVKDSKIRIMPDVHSGVGCTIGTTMTIKDKVVPNLVGVDIGCGMEVTQLEGSHLELQKLDKLIYEKIPSGFNIRNKEHRFHESIDLDDLKCKREVNLTRARRSIGTLGGGNHFIEINQDSRGIYYLVIHSGSRHLGNEVAKLYQEEAYRALNKSTKADIEGLIAELKAAGRDKEIPKEVRRKKAEVLTDVPKALAYASGALFQDYIHDMKIVQHFAALNRKAMADEILKGMKLKAVDQFTTIHNYIDTEHMILRKGAVSAQKDERLLIPINMRDGSLICIGKGNPDWNYSAPHGAGRLMSRSQARSSLTLTQYKEMMQGVFSTSVNKETLDECPLAYKPMEDIIKNIHDTVEIVAQIKPVYNFKAAD; encoded by the coding sequence ATGATCAAGATCACGGGTCAATACAATCACGCTTTGGTCTTCACCGAGACGATGGAGGCAGGAGCCAGCCAACAGATCGAAACCTTATGCGATCAAGAATTTGTCAAGGACAGCAAGATTCGCATCATGCCTGATGTTCACAGCGGTGTGGGATGTACCATTGGCACGACCATGACCATTAAAGATAAAGTGGTGCCTAATTTGGTCGGTGTGGATATAGGGTGCGGCATGGAAGTAACCCAGCTTGAAGGTTCACACCTTGAACTGCAAAAGCTGGATAAGCTGATCTATGAGAAAATTCCCAGCGGCTTTAATATCCGCAATAAGGAGCACCGTTTTCATGAGAGTATTGATTTGGATGATCTCAAATGCAAAAGGGAAGTCAATTTAACCCGTGCCCGCAGAAGCATCGGTACTCTGGGCGGGGGCAATCATTTTATCGAGATCAATCAAGACAGCCGGGGAATTTACTATTTAGTAATTCACTCAGGGAGCCGCCATTTAGGCAATGAAGTAGCTAAGCTGTATCAAGAGGAGGCTTATCGGGCTTTAAATAAGTCCACAAAGGCCGATATCGAAGGATTGATCGCCGAATTGAAAGCCGCAGGGCGGGATAAGGAAATTCCCAAAGAGGTCAGACGGAAAAAGGCAGAGGTCCTAACGGATGTTCCCAAGGCTTTAGCCTATGCTTCGGGAGCACTTTTTCAGGACTATATCCACGATATGAAAATTGTCCAGCATTTCGCGGCCCTAAACAGGAAAGCCATGGCGGATGAAATACTTAAAGGGATGAAACTCAAGGCCGTGGACCAGTTCACGACCATTCATAATTACATTGATACAGAGCACATGATTCTGCGCAAAGGCGCAGTCTCAGCCCAAAAGGATGAACGGCTCCTGATTCCCATCAACATGCGGGACGGCAGCCTGATCTGTATCGGCAAAGGCAACCCGGACTGGAACTATTCAGCTCCGCACGGAGCCGGCCGCCTCATGAGCCGCTCCCAAGCCCGCAGTTCCCTGACCTTGACCCAATATAAAGAAATGATGCAAGGGGTATTCTCCACATCGGTCAACAAAGAAACTTTGGATGAATGCCCCTTAGCTTACAAACCCATGGAAGATATCATCAAAAACATCCACGATACGGTGGAGATCGTGGCTCAGATTAAGCCGGTTTATAATTTTAAAGCAGCGGATTGA